The following nucleotide sequence is from Malania oleifera isolate guangnan ecotype guangnan chromosome 4, ASM2987363v1, whole genome shotgun sequence.
ccgTTCGCGGCTAAGGAGCGGATGGTAATGCTTGGTAATTTTCTGAATtgtcaccattttatatctaatgaaaatcaaggCAGTAAATTGTGGATGTTTTGGAAGGATATAAATGCCTTTGAagtgatttcaatcacgactcagaagatttctaggtggttttttaaggacggataaagaattttggtgagttttgtctatgccatatgttcttatgttgaaagaagagagttatggtAGCAACTGGAGGAGTACCAGTCaaattttccttggttggtcttgggtgattttaatgttatttgaacggatactgaaagaattggtggaaatccaagaccactatTACCtgtgatggagtttaatgactgcatgcatcattgtggtctctttaatttatcaaacacaggctcacgaatgtcgtggtgcaatgaccatgaaggggtggctcgtagttgggttaagcttgatcgtgttcttattaataatggtttttccaacctatatggttcgactcaattcaaatatctgagtcagAAATCTTCAAATCATAGCCCTATGGTAgtgtatacaaatacgtctttctcTCAGTATGACCCTACCCTATTTCGGTTCTTGAATATGTGGAGCTCACATGATATGTTTTTGTTGTGCGTTAAAGATGCCTAGATTAGGAATGACTCGGCCTTgggtcttttgaaacttgctattcgtcttaagagaactaaagttgcattacgtgcatggaataaaaatgtcatTGGGAGAATgggagaaaatttaaaagctcttgaggaaaggatgaaatatctagaaaatcaactacaagcaGGTTTTTCTGAGGACATCGAAgttgattacttgactactaagttggagattcaggtgtgggagaatagggTAGTATCTCGCTTAGgacaaattgcaaaaaaaaaaaaaaatggttgattgagggggatcaaaactctaaattcttccattcaaTTATCAATCAGAAGCGGAATAAGAGTCATATAGACCATATGGTTCTGAAGGACGGGAGGATATTGGAGGAtgcggaagcaattcataatgaagcagctatttttttcagaattttcttccagagtcttcagcggttgaaccatgcgatctctccgagttaattcaaaggcaaatatcagatgttgataataatttcctcTGCGCCGAACCGAtaaaagaagaagttaaaagagcggtgttctttattcccaaagaaagcagttcAGGACCAGATGAATTTGgctttgaattttataaatcttgttgGGACATTGTTTAAAAAGATCTCTTAGATGCGGCAATAGATTTTTTTTTCAGGCcactactctttccaaacttttttcctcttcgtttattgttttaattccgaaggtggatatccttctagttttgataaattccggcctattagtttatgctctgtagcttataaaattctttccatgattattgtttttagactaaccgaggttgttgataagttggtctcacaAGAACAGGGTGCTTTTATTCCCGGGCATAGTATTTTTTGttgacaccctatttttgctctaaccaaatagaacaaggggtcccctcttatttttttcattattattattattattattattagtattatcattattactttcttataattatttttatttattattatttattaccagaagtattattagtattactttactactattattttggatatatttattattattattattattattattattattattattgttttattattattattttattattatcattatttttagtattttttactattactattagtattattattagtattagtattattattattattattttactaatagtatctttattattattattattattattatcttattgatccttatattattattattattattattattattattattataattattattattactatttttattattaccgtaatagtaaaagtaaaaaaagaaaagaaaaaataaaaataaaataaaaaagaaagtttttttttagggtttacagaatttttttttatataaggggggcgCAGGccaaaaagaaagtaaaaattttttttctgttcttcttcttcttccttatgGTCTCCCGCTGCCTCTTGCTCACGTTCACCCAGTCATCATCCTCACGCGTTCTCCCTTCTCTCTGTGTCTCAGCCCTTTTGCTCTTCCTCTCTGTTTCCCCATCTTCCAGTCGAAGACTCCACAGCACCACCCGAGGCCACCATAACTTGCTCCACTCCTTTGCTTCGGCCACACACAGCCAGCCGCCGCAGCTCCCCTCTGCTCCGGCAGACCCTCCAACTCCCAAGCTTCCAGCATATCCAGCAGATCAACAACCCGCGAGCCACACAGCAGCAAACAGCAAGACGGCCAGCCCTTCCATCCCTGCAACACCAGATCGCCACGACCCCCTGCCcaggcagcagcagcagcagccgaGGCAGCAACCACCACTGCTAGCCTTCTCCCAGCCTCCCTCCGTTACGCCCACTGCCACACACCCACCCACGGTGAGTCTCCCGGCGAGATCCCCGTGCTACAAGCCCGCACACACTAGACACCTGTTGCTTTGTAAACACACACGCCTGCATagtttaatattttatttgggtttttaatattgaaagtttaaatttttgattTGTTAGATAATATTAGTGCTTGATATCCAGgttatattttttcttcccttttcacATTTTATTGTGAATATTAACCAATTTACCCTTGTTATTGCAGGATTCCTATCGTCAtagtatttctttattatttaaattttaagtttaaattCTTGATTGTATCTACTTATAAATGTTAGATGATGTATTATCCaaataaggttttttttttagggttgcgATGATTGTACCattaatattcatatacatatttttttatagtagaatttttattgtaggAATTCGTTTTAATGTTTAAAGCTTCGATGTTGATATTTAACATTGTTGTAGGTTTTGGATTATATTTATATGTTCATAGCTATTGTTTGTATATTTGTGTAAGGTGCTTatattatcattgtattttcaatcattgtaatatactcatATATTATTTAGGGTATCTATGTTATCCTGAAGGTTCtcatttattttagtatatattgtgtatttagagtttaaattatttccatgATTATTGTCGTATGTCTTATCTGttaattctagggtttaaatCGCTGCCTGTAATTTTACTTGTATAATAGTttctattattgtatatattacaTTTGTATTAtaaggtttaatttgtttccacattgttattgtacattgattgtaaggctctaattattttcaagctattattattatacatattaactattatatttatggttttgattggtttccatgtttttaaaatttttagggtttaattgcctctatatagattgtttattaattttaggattattagtgtttccatattgttatcacatttcaactttagggtttcatatgtttccaaattatcagtacatatttttttaggattttttatttatttccatattattgcacgtttgattattttcatattattgtatattattgcgggttgattgacattgtatatttattttagggtttgtctaattccataatttcatcttatttgtttccatgtttgtttatattacctttaacttttagggtttgatttattgtcatgtttcctttattgttaatatcaGGGTTTTGTTAGTGTTATgtcaaagttttgattatttataattagggcttttgcCTATATTTGTTaggatatattattatcatattgtatagttattaaaattatgatatatgtgtattattagtctagtagtattattctggtataatattaatattatgtgttatgatatatatataaatattaaagtggtattataatattgtattagtatttatgtgttattaatattatgagatatgtatatgttattattatagtagtattattattacaaataatgtattatcattgtaatatattagggctattattatcacatatttctggaattttcaactatatcctatgtttatattttatattgagatatccattatttctaatattttggtattattttagtaagtatttttgtgtgggtatatccctatgattttaatgctagaaTATGAGCTttcaggcttcacgtaccttaagctctgagaaaatatatatgtatatattatatttatttatttatttttcatgtgtatttataaattcataaaaggagtaatttaaagactttttaaattaacttagggataattctaaattaattaggtaccattcgcaagaacgggcgcgtagggggtgctcgtaccttcccctcgagtagccgaactcctgaccccaactctggtaacgtagactcattctacccctaatggggtagtaatcatgtattctaaccacattaaaggttagtgacgactccgatattcttatttttaattgaaatttaaaatatattttaatttcgccgcccgaggcacacgcgctctcgggacatcgcgacagcttggcgactccgctggggacatttAAGAGTCGAGCCTATAATTAATtcgaaattatcccaagttcaaatttaataaatcttttaattactccttattttgtgaatattgtaatttgtaaataaccttgattaattgtaaatattttatttccataatttacaaacaaccttaactaattaaaaatattttgtttcctaattttttttgaatattaattgtagatattttgtttccaaatattctgaataatcatattaattgtagatattttgaataagcatattaattatagatactttgtatactaatcgtaaatattttgtttccatattttattattatttttaagtaagcatattaactaaaaatattttgtttccaaattttttgaataaacatattaattgcagatattgtgtttccataccttttgaataaatatattgattgtagatatcttgtttccatatttttaatagcatgtgaataaatgtgggggtagcgggattaggttaaaaattgaattcatacactttcacgctctatacctgagctttacctgctaagattagataggggtgtaatagcgtttatCCCTTCGTAgtttaagcttgatgggacccgcgaaccacctcGCTtagtgcgagttttgtccggacctcTATGGgagaggatgaaatttcaaactagggacctttttgtcaatagggattagagtctacctacacgtacttgtccatagtttttccttaactaggatagagccatgaagaaaccctataaaataagTGTACCTACCTTGGGTCGGGACATGAGCTACATCTTTCTCCACGTATagcatgttgtatatatgttgtgagataccttgtattataccatgcattttgcatccattttagacttacatactacttagccagtattctgaaaaagcccaatattgagaccatggcccatcctttcaaagaatgaagaattgggCCCagacattttaaaatatgggtcggcccaacccttttcaaataactcaggcccaattctttaaaaacaaacttgggttcgaccttttcctaagcaaaaactcggctcaggcttgattttcaaaaagggccaaacccagatttcaaaaatgggcttcggccctattacctaaaaatttgggccaacattttctaAGCAATCTAAGatcaagtccttttaaaactagggtctGATCTTATCATGAAATACATTGAAGCCCATATGTTAAAATACTCGAAGCCCAAGTGCATACTAAAGTTCACAAGTtcgcattgaacaaatccaattggttgactagcctgggtcaaccccaaccttagataataatctgacccttcatagaatttgaggtacatggaccatcatcaaggaaatgaatggttgagggagaaattgaattgaaatcgtggcccatcaatggtcgttttaatcttgaaatgtttcattagtggaatttttctagaattctggcaaagtagttatttaggttacttTGTATTCATGTATtgatgcataatttcacacatagccATACAtgataggttgcatacatgttcatatccctatttgtatgtatttgtgcactaggtacactctggcataaacacccattgcataacataatcattccaTGTTCAATTttataaccatgcatgcatagtcatctctaatgggtcaataatcatattccaattgtctgcaaaatcatgggccgaggtggcaaagttaaagatcTTGGATTTCAATATTGAGTAGAGGAAGATGATCTCTCTACAAAAAAAGGATAGATCATGGGGACCCATTACTAGGAATGCAATAAATGTCATCGGATTggaagattgattggtattcaactttagaagtgagCTCACAGGATACAGAAATGATACGCTTtatcacctaagggtgataacaagaggaatgcatccatgcttttcatttaaattattttgaaattgaatgaaataagaatgtctttcagtctcatctcatttcatcctccttgaaccattaccttgtgccaaattttgtccatttttgcttgtgttttgtgtaagtgacataggaaataattttttcagtacaaaggacttggagccatgAGTTGATTTTAGGGGTCTATTCAATGgggccaaaaaagaaaaaaagaaaaaaaaaaagtagatgaaggaaaagcctccaagatGAAGTAAAGAACaccacttcaagatgttgtcaagaAGTTTGGTGGGATGTGGGTTTCAAAATGATGAAGGGTCGtaggagaaatatacagaaatgacttaTTAAGCTTGGTCCTACTTTTGTTTGATGAAATTAATAAAAAGTCTCTTATCTTTGTTATCtaagttatgattggtgtcttaaaggtataatgattatattctgatcaaatgaggggtggctaTCTTTGATTGACTAGTtttcctaaaaagaaccaaatattgatttaccgtTTGTTCACCAAGTTGAGCAtgaatgttaaaccaatcttttcttaaaagtcagttcatcaaaaattcaacttgggtttgggtctcctagtgtttaacaaatcatttgaggcaatgatcaCTACTAAAATGATGGTaggccattgttctgctacccaaaagaaagtcaaagaagaaatcccttgcaagcttttttttttttttaagcccgaacaattcaattcttaattaatccgtcaaaggatcacaccccacgcTGGGGCAGTTTGAAAAAAATCAGTCCTAAATGGAATTcagatgaaaatgaagttaaattccttcataaaaggaaaagccaAAGTTGTggtgaaagaagaagaagaagatcaaaaaatgaaaaaaaaaaaaaagaagaagcacagaccaaagaaaaaaaaaaccttaccttgcagtctcgtgctGCAGCAGTGGTGTCGTTGGCATTTGCGCAGTCAaatagatgaaaccaatcgagcagcgatttcttatccgatcaatacgaaactttacgaggtcttttctaaccctttcatcttaattgtcaccgttcagattcttcttttgagttttcccctTTCGTTTTAATTCTCTACATAGCCGTATCACCACCACAGCAGTGGAGTCGTCGGCGTCTCCGCATTCAACTGGACAAATCCAATCGAGcgacgatttcttatccgattaatgcgaaactttacgaggtcgtttctaacccttcttaattttcactgttcagattcttcttttgagtttccCCCCTttttgttaatttcttgcacagccgtatcaccgccgtagcagtggagtcatcggcatctacgcattcaactggacgaagccaatcgagcggcaatttcttatccgatcaatgcgaaactttacgaggttcttctaaccctttcttcttaattgttacttttcagattcttcttttgagttttcctcctttgtgttaatttcttgcacagccgtatcaccaccgcagcagtggagtcatcggcgtctgcgcattcaactggacgaagccaatcgagcggagATTTCGTATTCGATCAATGCAAAAATTTACCAGGTCATTTTTGACCCTTTCGtattaattttcaccattcatattattattttgagttttacgacttcattttaatttattgtacAGCCATCTCACcaccgcagcagtggaatcgtcgatGTCTGCACAtgcaactagatgaagccaatcgagcggcgatttcttatctgatcgatctgaaaccttactcggttgtttctgacTCTCCCATTTTAATATTTACTGGTTGgattaatttctttgagcttcgtaattttatcttcatctcttggacagcTTGTTCACACACCCACAACACACACTCAGCACACTGCCTACACGTACACTGCACACGCTAAATATAGgctgtatattattatatttattataatattgtcAAGTTCTTATATTTCTATTATATTGTAGTATTCATAAGATCTTTTAAGGTGTATATGTTAGTAAGTTAATTGCTTTTTAGTCATAGTATCACTTATTTATCTatcttgagttttgggtttttattattgtggtatttatcgtAGACATTAACTAGCCTATTCTCGTTGTGGTaggattttaataattttcttgtttacatatatttgttgtagatgttaattgatttattgttattctcgttatttgttttattatttattgttaaaatTCTATCTGTTCGTTTTTCCCgtattgtcatgtatttattactattataatatgtgttgattattttgcatttagggtttttgtcataattaaggttcacatgtggggttattattattttgtatatttagtgtttatatcatatgtacattaatttttgttttgatttatttccataatttcccatttgatggtcatattggatatttacatattagtattagctttaaattgtttccatagtTTCACAACTTGTTTACTTTTTGTATAATTACCTGCTAGTCTTAGGGttacatgatttaatttgatgagtagattgtttccttagttttggtaattttgtttctatatgtattgattttgtgttcccattaggtaagttgctattataatatctagaatattatggtattactattatacttatattagatattatctattaagatatatatatttttttatttctaatatatatggtattaccttttatgatgtctttagtatcttgatacatatattatcttatgataatttgttacttattatcctattattatatattaaaacctcccatactagtattttcctataaaaaatttaatacaatttcaaaatttgggagtgtattttcttaagaattttcttaattttttatccttatgattttaatgttagggtatgagctttcggacttcacgtaccttaagttctgagggaatatatatgtatatattacatttaatttatttttcatgtatatttataaactcataaaaggagtaacttaaatactttttaaattaacttagggataattttaaattaattaggtaccgttcgtaagaacgggcgcgtagggagTGCTCGTActttccccttgcgtaaccgaactcccgaccccaactctggtaacgtaggcctattttacccctaacggggtagtaatcatgtattctaaccacactaaaaggttagtgccGACTctgacattccctatttttccttaaaaattaaaattgatttttatttcgctgcctggggcacacgcgctccgggacgtcgcaacatttttgaaaatattacacttgTTTTGGAAATGGTTCAGTCTTTACACAAAAAAAATAGCTGGCAgtaatgtgatggtaaaacttgATATGACCaaggcttatgacagagtgaattggaattttcttttggagATTCtaaaggcttttggtttctctgagaggttttgcaagctcataaaaaattgtgtggagtgcCCATGGTTTTCTATTTTGATGAATGGAATGTTTAAAGGgtttttttcaatctacgagaggcttgcggcaaggggatccactctctccttatttattcatcataatggaggaggttttgataaggttgcttaggaaaaactatgagactggtcggattggttaatttaatcatccgattggggcgCCATTGGTTTCacatttgttatatgcggatgatattcttatttttgcaaatggtgggaagaggtctattagaaatttagtttatgctctggaaatgtatgagaagtggtcgggtcaaaaaatcagtaagacaaaTTCAAtgttattcctttcgaaatacatcacTCCTGCTCGGAAACATGATTTATTGAGAATcatgggtttcatggaaggtaaattcctaGTTACATATTTGGTAGCGCTtttggtgtctggaaaattgtcttccaggacattggagcctcttgtggagaagattagaaagaaaattgtagggtggaaatctaagttgctctcgcaaggtggaagattgattttattgagacatgtgttgtctagcatgcctattcatttgatgtctattattaaggtttcgcaggtcacatattcttgcattaacttttttttttttatggggagaggtgaaagataaaaggaagattcattggcgctttTGGGGGAAAATTTGCAAACCTACGTCGGAAGGGGGtctgggcctgagagatcttaagaaAGTTCAAAAATATCTTcttatgaaatttgccttcagattgctcacctttaacaatctgtgggcaggttttttcagggctaaatattgcaaaaatgatcatttattaataaagaAGGGAAGCCCAAATGACTCTTGGttctggaaatcaattatggccaccattctaAAAGTTATGggtaatgttaaaattttggtgagaggtgggaattcttctttttggttcgaaaAGTGGCTGTCATCAGGCTTGTTATCTGTGAGCtctgaggatattttgaataagaaactatgtattaaggattactggctaaataataattgaaacTCTAATTTAGTactggaattggttggtgctgataaaataagggaaattttgcaccagGTGTCGGCTGGTAAAAGTGGGCAAGATATTTTTGTCTAGAAGCCTACCCCTGAtggtatttttctacaaaaacgacttgggaggcagtgaggagcagaagtgataattttgtgtggaatgactggttttgacattctttgTTGCCTAGAAGAATTTCATTGTGTTTGtggagagcctggtttagatgcttgactGTAGATCATAAAATTCAGGCCAAAGGAATTTCGATGGCTTCGGTTTGTGATTGCTGCATTCaaagaagtcaggaaaacattgatcatattctttctttaggtgaggtggctttaGAGGTTTAGCGTTGGGCTAGTAtggcgttggggattcctttccaatgtccccttccctagaaaaataaaatggcaaattagttccactatgctcaaaaatcgtctattaaacgTATTTTAATCGAgttgattccgtgtttgattatgTGGTGCCTTTGGAACAAAAGATGTAAAGCAAGAATGGAAAGAacttatcaaagtgcagatcagatgtggaaaAGTGTTTGATCCTGgattagttttattgctgagagcatcaattcttttcaaaaattgaagaagtcgtatattaagattttgaatgagtttcaaattaagcattaggGAGTTTGTGATAgacctggaaaaattatttcgtgggttaaacctccaatagggtggataaaacttaattgtgataggagttgtaggggcaatccgggtacttcaggaggtggaagaattatttgggattgccatggcatggtaaaagcggctttttcaaattattttggcaatggtatgaataatagtgcataattaaaagcaatcaggaaAGGAATTCTTTTGTGTAAActtttgcattattttaatgtgattatggAAAGTGACTCGCAAATTGTAATTGATTGGTttcagaaaggtagatgtacgttgtggtatctttgggaatttggggaggagctcgtggtagagttagaatgagtgaacttcatggtgatgcatcaatatagggaagacaatagtgtggctgattttcttgctaaagaaggagaaaggggaaacaatgtaatctacgaagtacaacaccttctaccatattatctgaaaggtattctttgAATGGATATGTGGGGTCTCATTTCCGTTCGTCGCTAGTTCAACTCTAGAATTTCTTTTggtatattttgttttgtttttggctgtgtttatgtttttatgttctTTCTTTCTTcgttgttagttatgtttagttttatttgtcctaatttggttggttgctggtgttggtttttttttttgggaggatttttttgtacttttcccttttttttttttttttatcttgtaaccacggtattcctctaccaaaagtgagggtatattaataaataattggaagtgccgccctcttttagtatataaaaaaaaaaatggatgctAGTGGTACCCTTGTCAATCAAAATGCATAAAAATGCATTGAAAATATAATATGGAGAGAAAACTTAGGTAATCAAGCTTTTCTAACTTtaaatttgaagttaaaattaCTTAGTTACGAACTTCTCTCTTCACCTACTCCTTTGTAGTCCAAATTAATTCGTAGTAGCTAAATGCAAATGATTCCAATGCTAATAATACTCATATTCTTGTGTTTATATATACTAGAGCATAATGTCATTAACCAAgtgatactttttttttttctctttatatgtTATTAGCATATCCTTTTGTCCATAAGAGATCTTTTGGGCTGGGAGTGACCATTTCGAATCACAACTCTTTTCCAATTTTCGTAGGGTTTAGAATCTAAAACAATTGACGCAAAAGTTATATACTAAATAAAAATGACAAAAGCTTCCAcat
It contains:
- the LOC131153676 gene encoding vegetative cell wall protein gp1-like, with the translated sequence MVSRCLLLTFTQSSSSRVLPSLCVSALLLFLSVSPSSSRRLHSTTRGHHNLLHSFASATHSQPPQLPSAPADPPTPKLPAYPADQQPASHTAANSKTASPSIPATPDRHDPLPRQQQQQPRQQPPLLAFSQPPSVTPTATHPPTGFVSVMSKF